From Colias croceus chromosome 24, ilColCroc2.1, the proteins below share one genomic window:
- the LOC123702818 gene encoding uncharacterized protein LOC123702818, which yields MRVILCVIVLIGAACAAPGGSSDDGRIELFKGVAIEKDALGTEKLNVKFEPGELKEAARTFEEARGKIKKYTPLLAGIGVKVIAVVGLLFGALTLLVTKALVVGKLALMAAAALGLHKIFAEGGLNSISGKIASIQNAPQAWSAQTAQSNTYPYARSADANDANDLAYRSQVPS from the exons ATGAGagtaatattatgtgtgaTCGTTTTAATTGGAGCGGCGTGTGCGGCGCCTGGCGGCAGCTCTGATGATGGGCGAATTGAACTGTTCAAAGGTGTTGCTATTGAAAA AGACGCGTTAGGTACTGAAAAATTGAATGTCAAGTTTGAACCGGGAGAGCTAAAGGAGGCTGCCAGAACTTTTGAAGAAG CTCGAGGTAAAATCAAGAAGTATACGCCACTCCTTGCGGGTATAGGAGTGAAGGTTATCGCGGTAGTGGGCTTGTTGTTCGGCGCATTGACTCTCCTGGTAACCAAGGCGTTGGTGGTTGGTAAGCTGGCGCTCATGGCCGCTGCTGCGCTTGGCCTGCATAAGATATTCGCTGAAGGCGGCTTGAATAGTATTAGTGGAAAG ATTGCTAGCATACAAAACGCACCCCAAGCGTGGTCAGCTCAAACTGCGCAGTCCAACACCTATCCCTACGCAAGATCAGCCGATGCCAACGATGCTAACGATCTAGCCTATAGGTCACAAGTACCTTCATAA
- the LOC123702831 gene encoding uncharacterized protein LOC123702831, with translation MIKMRLRCQTLVVLCYVVIAAADRRNDLARLLSLSASNGDRPAGNMNASDVPSSYYASARTSRSPPEFQKYAFRPRTINTEQKEKAVYYAKDNMNLNNYKSEILFPGNYFAIAKEKSSEDLANDAAVSGRFQPQAIPLMRDPGFEARSLDDDDEEDEKPEEFSALAATRRSLSYIFGGGEAEAEEDEEEEEIEDEDQLDGEFKGKNKKKKSKLKYKKKYSKYMMPLLMAYKLKYLAIVPVMIGGLVLLVGATGLAGFFFALFAATMALQKGGY, from the exons ATGATTAAAATGAGATTAAGGTGTCAAACGTTAGTGGTGTTATGCTACGTGGTGATAGCGGCAGCTGACCGCAGGAACGACTTGGCAAGACTGCTATCGTTGAGTGCATCGAATGGAGATCGTCCAGCGGGCAATATGAACGCGTCTGATGTACCATCCAGCTATTACGCATCAGCAAGAACGTCGAGAAGTCCTCCTGAGTTTCAGAAGTATGCATTCCGACCGCGCACCATCAACACAGaacagaaagaaaaagctGTGTACTACGCGAAGGACAATATGAATTTGAACAACTACAAATCTGAAATACTTTTCCCTGGTAATTATTTCGCAATTGCCAAAGAGAAAAGTAGTGAGGATCTTGCCAATGATGCTGCAGTTTCAGGTCGATTTCAACCGCAAGCGATACCTCTGATGAGGGACCCCGGATTCGAAGCCAGGTCATTGgacgatgatgatgaagaGGATGAGAAACCAGAAGAATTCTCTGCGCTGGCTGCGACGAGAAGATCGTTGTCAT ACATCTTCGGTGGTGGTGAAGCAGAAGCCGAGGAAGACGAGGAAGAAGAGGAAATCGAAGACGAAGACCAACTAGACGGCGAGTTCAAAGGAAAGAACAAGAAGAAAAAAAGCAAACTGAAGTATAAGAAGAAATACTCGAAGTACATGATGCCCCTACTGATGGCGTACAAACTGAAGTACCTGGCTATAGTGCCAGTCATGATCGGTGGTCTGGTCCTATTAGTAGGGGCAACCGGCTTAGCTGGTTTCTTCTTTGCGTTGTTCGCAGCGACAATGGCCCTACAAAAGGGCGGATACtaa